One Dethiosulfovibrio peptidovorans DNA segment encodes these proteins:
- a CDS encoding ethanolamine utilization protein EutH (may be involved in the transport of ethanolamine), with product MGINDIILYIMTGFMVLGALDKAFLGNRLGFGEKFEEGFMAMGSLMLAMGGVITLAPLLAAVLKPVIVPLYTAVGADPSMFATTLLANDMGGYPLAMQMAENPSVGRFAGIILGAMMGPTIVFSIPVALGIIEKKDHPALAKGILLGMITIPLGCVAGGLVMLSSEFTISMMLVNLIPVVIVSALIATGLKLIPNAMIKGFTLFGKGVVSLITVGLAMGIIEALSPFRFFPEGSPMALAPLSDSIATIGAIAIVLAGAFPMVSFITKVFKQPLLAFGKRLGMGDVSAAGMVATLANNIPMFTLMKDMDERGKVINVAFAVSAAFVFGDHLGFTAGVERELIFAMIVGKLVGGITAVILACKVTPANVAEQK from the coding sequence ATGGGGATCAACGACATCATACTCTACATCATGACGGGCTTTATGGTTCTGGGAGCCTTGGACAAAGCGTTTCTCGGCAATCGCCTGGGCTTTGGTGAAAAATTCGAGGAGGGATTCATGGCTATGGGATCCCTCATGCTGGCTATGGGTGGCGTCATCACCCTGGCTCCACTGTTGGCGGCCGTCCTCAAGCCAGTCATCGTTCCTCTGTACACTGCGGTTGGAGCCGATCCGTCCATGTTCGCCACCACCTTGTTGGCCAACGATATGGGCGGTTATCCTCTGGCCATGCAGATGGCTGAAAACCCGTCAGTAGGGCGCTTCGCCGGGATCATCCTGGGGGCGATGATGGGGCCGACCATCGTCTTCTCCATTCCGGTGGCTCTGGGCATCATCGAGAAGAAGGATCATCCAGCCCTGGCCAAGGGCATCCTTCTGGGAATGATCACGATCCCCCTCGGCTGCGTAGCCGGCGGTCTGGTCATGCTCAGCAGTGAGTTCACCATCTCCATGATGCTGGTGAACCTCATCCCGGTCGTGATCGTCTCAGCCCTTATCGCTACCGGACTCAAGCTGATCCCCAACGCCATGATCAAGGGCTTCACCCTTTTCGGAAAAGGTGTGGTTTCCTTGATCACAGTGGGACTTGCCATGGGAATTATCGAGGCCCTCTCGCCCTTCCGGTTTTTCCCCGAGGGCTCGCCCATGGCATTGGCACCTCTGTCGGACTCCATCGCCACCATCGGTGCCATCGCTATCGTCCTGGCAGGGGCCTTCCCCATGGTTAGTTTTATCACCAAGGTCTTTAAACAACCCCTTCTGGCCTTTGGCAAAAGATTGGGTATGGGCGACGTTTCCGCCGCTGGCATGGTCGCCACTCTGGCCAACAACATTCCCATGTTCACCCTCATGAAGGACATGGACGAGCGGGGTAAGGTCATCAACGTAGCCTTTGCGGTGAGCGCAGCCTTCGTTTTCGGTGACCACCTGGGATTCACCGCCGGTGTAGAACGAGAACTCATATTCGCAATGATCGTTGGCAAGTTAGTAGGCGGTATCACAGCGGTTATCCTGGCCTGCAAGGTCACCCCAGCCAACGTCGCAGAACAAAAGTGA
- a CDS encoding microcompartment protein EutL (carboxysome structural protein involved in ethanolamine utilization), whose amino-acid sequence MKGDPLKTTLLSIKIIPNVNPDLAASLGLRTDQRSLGLVTADCDDVTYTALDEATKKADVKVVYAKSFYGGAANANTKLAGEIIGILAGPNPAEVRSGLNALADFIENEAWFISANEDDTIPYYAHCISRTGSYLSETAGITEGEALAYLIAPPLEAMYAVDAALKAADVRMATLFAPPSETNFAGGLLTGSQSACKAACDAFAQAVIFVAENPVLY is encoded by the coding sequence ATGAAAGGCGATCCTTTAAAGACGACGCTCCTGAGCATCAAAATCATTCCTAACGTAAACCCGGACCTGGCCGCATCCCTGGGGCTTCGGACGGACCAGCGAAGTTTGGGACTAGTGACCGCCGACTGTGACGACGTGACCTACACCGCCTTGGATGAGGCCACCAAAAAGGCCGACGTCAAGGTGGTCTACGCCAAGTCTTTCTACGGAGGTGCCGCTAACGCCAACACCAAACTTGCAGGGGAGATCATCGGTATCCTGGCGGGGCCCAACCCTGCCGAGGTCAGAAGTGGTCTGAACGCCTTGGCTGACTTCATCGAAAATGAAGCGTGGTTCATCTCGGCCAACGAGGATGACACCATCCCCTACTACGCCCACTGTATCTCCCGAACCGGAAGCTATCTGTCGGAGACGGCAGGCATTACCGAGGGCGAAGCTCTGGCCTACCTCATCGCCCCTCCCCTTGAGGCTATGTACGCAGTGGACGCAGCTCTGAAGGCCGCTGACGTCAGGATGGCCACTTTATTCGCCCCCCCGTCAGAGACCAACTTCGCTGGGGGGCTGCTCACGGGTTCGCAATCAGCATGCAAAGCAGCCTGCGACGCCTTTGCCCAAGCGGTGATCTTCGTCGCTGAGAACCCAGTACTCTACTAG
- a CDS encoding cobalamin adenosyltransferase, which produces MKLVTETHLREELGDRPCDTYTVDRGTIVTPSARGYLSDHHIELVIRDGRPSETAEVPPAEVKEKERHSPKFIGPDGGCFDSKPEHLTHIHGKRLVSKKHPRIAFRGKMDSFQARIVELQCRSIELGAQALADELEEVLDFARAILSAEIMEHPLEDRPLMGLSLEELHSMSHNPRKTFGMGHVRIHYTIGPLCVGLNSLRTAVREVELAAVQAFHGDDGAVYRNDILTALNRMSSTLYVMIYRHLPRGYDKQY; this is translated from the coding sequence ATGAAGCTCGTCACAGAGACCCATCTTCGAGAGGAACTGGGGGACAGACCATGCGACACCTACACGGTGGACCGAGGGACCATTGTCACCCCATCGGCCCGGGGATACCTGTCGGATCATCACATCGAGTTGGTCATTCGGGATGGTCGACCGTCAGAGACCGCTGAGGTACCGCCGGCCGAGGTTAAAGAGAAAGAGCGGCATAGCCCGAAGTTTATCGGCCCCGACGGCGGATGCTTCGATTCCAAACCAGAACACCTGACCCACATCCACGGCAAGCGTCTGGTATCGAAAAAACACCCCCGGATCGCTTTTCGGGGGAAGATGGACAGCTTTCAGGCCCGGATCGTGGAGCTCCAATGTCGGTCCATCGAGTTGGGCGCTCAAGCTTTAGCCGACGAACTCGAGGAAGTACTGGACTTTGCCCGGGCTATCCTCAGTGCCGAGATCATGGAACATCCTCTGGAGGATCGCCCTTTAATGGGCCTCTCCCTGGAGGAGCTCCACTCCATGTCTCATAACCCAAGGAAGACCTTCGGCATGGGACACGTGAGAATCCACTACACCATTGGCCCCCTCTGTGTGGGCCTCAACAGCCTCAGGACCGCCGTCAGAGAAGTAGAGCTGGCGGCAGTCCAGGCCTTCCACGGCGACGATGGGGCAGTCTATCGAAACGACATCCTCACGGCCCTGAACCGGATGAGCAGTACCCTCTACGTCATGATCTACAGACACCTGCCCCGAGGATACGATAAGCAGTACTGA
- a CDS encoding ethanolamine utilization protein gives MRTAIGMIETLGMLGAVEAADSALKCASVSLLQVIKVRGGLVTVCITGDVAAVRAAVDAAAASVTRLKISSTTHVIPRLADQAWPLVSPQISEPEREERSARIEFAVPEKRDETQRTDEPTPEERFEVNNDKQNRRDLESMTVMNLRRLARNEGLTSMTKKEIRFANKAQLIRELRTLYASKEKR, from the coding sequence ATGAGGACAGCTATCGGAATGATCGAGACCTTGGGGATGTTGGGAGCTGTGGAGGCAGCCGACAGTGCCTTGAAATGTGCCTCGGTCTCGTTACTTCAGGTGATAAAGGTTCGGGGAGGGTTGGTCACCGTCTGCATCACGGGAGATGTAGCGGCCGTTCGGGCCGCAGTAGACGCGGCGGCAGCGTCGGTGACCCGGCTGAAAATCTCCTCTACAACCCATGTCATCCCCAGGCTCGCGGATCAGGCTTGGCCCTTGGTGTCTCCCCAAATTTCCGAACCCGAACGAGAGGAGAGGTCCGCACGTATCGAATTTGCGGTTCCCGAAAAGAGAGACGAGACACAGAGAACGGACGAACCGACCCCGGAAGAGAGGTTTGAGGTCAACAACGACAAGCAAAATCGACGGGACCTGGAGTCTATGACGGTCATGAACCTGCGTCGTCTGGCACGAAACGAGGGGTTGACCTCCATGACCAAAAAGGAGATTCGGTTTGCCAATAAGGCCCAATTGATTCGGGAACTGAGGACGCTGTACGCAAGTAAGGAAAAGAGGTGA
- a CDS encoding acetaldehyde dehydrogenase (acetylating), producing the protein MVSLKDRDLLSIQETRILVAQAKKAQRQIAVMGQNEIDNLVRAAAQAGEDNAEHLAKMAHEETGFGRWEDKTLKNIFAARGTHRSTLGMSTVGIIREDREKKILEIASPLGIVAGLIPSTNPTSTTIFKAMIAVKAGNGIIFSPHPAAKQCIMETVRILSDAIQEAGGPEGLVGCLSLPTKDGTTELMRHRDISMILATGGAEMVHAAYSSGTPALGVGPGNSPAFIERTADIPTAVRRIIESKTFDYSTICASEQSVVVDEPIRSSVEAEFRKQGGYFLSPEEAAKVASVILSPSGTMNARTVGRSPQVIAELAGIYVPSEIRVLLAPQEGVGNDYPFSHEKLCPILAFYWADGWERCCERCIELLEFEGAGHSLAIHTADESIVREFGLRKPVSRLIVNAGSSLAAVGATTNLLPSLTLGCGAAGHNATSDNVGPMHLLNIRRVAWGIREIGDLRLEKRQSGESRTTDSRIDDLVKEIVDQLEVRLALK; encoded by the coding sequence GTGGTCTCTTTAAAAGACCGAGATCTTCTCTCCATACAGGAGACCAGAATTCTGGTCGCTCAGGCAAAAAAAGCCCAACGGCAGATAGCCGTCATGGGGCAGAACGAGATCGACAATCTGGTGAGAGCCGCGGCCCAAGCAGGCGAAGACAACGCCGAGCATCTGGCAAAGATGGCCCACGAAGAGACGGGGTTCGGTCGGTGGGAGGATAAAACCCTTAAAAACATTTTCGCCGCCCGGGGAACCCACCGAAGCACATTGGGCATGAGCACCGTGGGGATCATCCGGGAGGACAGAGAAAAAAAGATCCTGGAGATCGCCTCGCCACTAGGAATTGTGGCAGGCCTTATCCCTTCCACCAACCCCACGTCCACAACCATCTTCAAGGCCATGATCGCTGTTAAGGCCGGCAATGGAATAATCTTCTCTCCTCATCCAGCGGCCAAGCAATGTATCATGGAGACAGTCCGGATCCTCTCCGACGCGATCCAAGAGGCCGGAGGTCCTGAGGGATTGGTGGGATGTCTCTCCCTCCCGACCAAAGACGGTACAACAGAGCTCATGAGACACCGGGATATCTCCATGATATTGGCAACCGGTGGGGCAGAGATGGTCCATGCCGCCTATAGCTCGGGGACACCCGCCCTGGGAGTGGGACCCGGGAACTCTCCGGCATTCATCGAACGAACCGCCGATATCCCCACAGCGGTGAGGCGAATCATCGAGAGCAAAACTTTCGATTACAGCACCATCTGCGCCTCGGAACAGTCTGTCGTGGTGGACGAGCCCATCCGATCCTCCGTGGAGGCCGAGTTCCGAAAACAGGGGGGCTATTTTCTATCCCCCGAGGAGGCCGCTAAGGTAGCCTCTGTCATCCTCTCCCCGTCGGGAACCATGAACGCCCGGACAGTGGGACGAAGCCCTCAGGTGATCGCTGAGCTGGCAGGAATTTATGTGCCGTCTGAGATCCGAGTACTACTGGCTCCCCAGGAGGGAGTGGGCAACGATTATCCTTTCTCCCACGAGAAGCTCTGCCCCATCCTTGCGTTTTACTGGGCTGATGGCTGGGAACGATGCTGCGAGCGATGCATCGAGCTCCTGGAGTTCGAGGGGGCGGGACACTCTCTGGCCATCCACACGGCCGATGAATCCATCGTTCGAGAGTTCGGACTCAGAAAACCGGTCTCCCGTTTGATCGTCAACGCCGGTTCGTCCCTCGCAGCTGTTGGAGCCACGACCAATCTCCTGCCATCTCTCACCTTGGGATGTGGCGCTGCCGGGCACAACGCTACATCCGATAATGTGGGCCCTATGCACCTGTTGAACATCCGCCGGGTAGCTTGGGGCATCCGGGAGATCGGAGATCTTCGTCTCGAGAAGCGACAATCTGGTGAATCTCGGACCACCGACAGCCGGATCGATGATCTGGTCAAGGAGATCGTCGACCAGCTCGAAGTACGACTAGCGCTCAAATAG
- a CDS encoding ethanolamine ammonia lyase large subunit (with EutC catalyzes the formation of acetaldehyde and ammonia from ethanolamine) yields the protein MKLKTTLFGHTYQFKSVKEVLAKANEEKSGDRLAGIIAESMEERIAAKHVLANLMISDLRNNPVVPYEDDEVTRIIQDDVNERIYNEIKNWTISDLREWILSNETTGEDIKRISRGLTSEVIAGVAKLMGNMDLIYGASKIRISAHCNTTIGLPGTLAARLQPNHPTDDIEGITTSLFEGLSYGVGDAVIGLNPVDDSTESVKKVLLKFQEIKETYEIPTQICVLAHVTTQMEAIHKGAPTDMVFQSIAGSEKGNEAFGLTGAMLAEALDLVLKEGTSVGPNVMYFETGQGAELSSNAHAGADQVTMEARCYGFAKRFRPFLVNTVVGFIGPEYLYDSRQVIRAGLEDHFMGKLTGISMGCDACYTNHMKADQNDIENLAILLTSAGCNYFMGIPHGDDVMLNYQCTGYHETASLRQLLKVRPIREFDRWLERWGITENGILTKKAGDASLFFPDR from the coding sequence GTGAAGCTCAAGACGACCCTCTTTGGCCATACATACCAGTTCAAGAGCGTCAAAGAGGTCCTGGCTAAGGCGAACGAGGAGAAGTCCGGCGACCGACTGGCGGGAATTATCGCCGAGTCCATGGAAGAACGGATTGCGGCCAAACACGTCCTGGCCAACCTGATGATCTCGGACCTGAGGAACAACCCAGTAGTCCCTTACGAGGACGACGAGGTCACTCGGATTATCCAGGATGACGTAAACGAACGGATCTACAACGAGATCAAGAACTGGACTATATCTGACCTTCGAGAGTGGATTCTCTCCAACGAGACCACCGGAGAGGACATTAAGCGGATAAGTCGGGGACTCACCAGCGAGGTCATCGCTGGTGTGGCTAAACTCATGGGCAATATGGACCTGATCTACGGAGCCAGCAAGATACGAATCTCGGCACACTGTAACACGACCATCGGGCTACCCGGAACTCTGGCTGCTCGACTACAGCCTAACCACCCAACCGACGATATAGAGGGGATCACCACATCCCTGTTCGAGGGGCTCTCCTATGGCGTGGGAGATGCCGTCATCGGTTTGAACCCGGTGGATGACAGCACCGAAAGTGTTAAGAAGGTTCTGCTCAAGTTCCAGGAAATCAAGGAGACCTACGAGATTCCGACCCAAATCTGCGTCCTGGCCCACGTAACGACTCAGATGGAAGCTATCCACAAAGGAGCACCCACCGACATGGTTTTCCAGAGCATCGCCGGATCGGAGAAAGGAAACGAAGCTTTCGGCCTCACAGGAGCCATGCTGGCCGAAGCTCTGGATCTGGTGCTCAAGGAGGGAACCTCCGTAGGTCCCAACGTGATGTACTTCGAGACCGGGCAGGGAGCCGAGCTTTCCTCCAATGCTCACGCCGGAGCGGACCAGGTGACAATGGAGGCAAGATGTTACGGCTTTGCCAAGCGGTTCCGGCCTTTCCTCGTTAACACAGTCGTAGGATTCATCGGCCCTGAGTACCTTTACGACAGTCGCCAGGTTATCCGGGCTGGCCTGGAAGATCATTTTATGGGCAAGCTCACGGGAATCTCCATGGGATGCGACGCTTGTTACACCAACCACATGAAGGCCGACCAGAACGACATTGAGAACCTGGCCATCCTGCTTACGTCGGCAGGTTGCAATTACTTTATGGGCATTCCTCACGGCGACGACGTTATGCTCAACTATCAGTGTACCGGATATCACGAAACGGCGTCCCTACGCCAGCTTCTGAAAGTCCGCCCCATCAGGGAGTTCGACCGTTGGCTGGAACGATGGGGTATCACCGAAAACGGCATTCTGACAAAGAAGGCCGGTGATGCGTCGCTCTTCTTCCCTGATCGGTAA
- a CDS encoding ethanolamine utilization protein EutJ, with the protein MTGLGNANRAIEELYRHRLGASPLLSGQEPLKVGVDLGTSSIVLVVLDRDNRPIAWEMEEASVIRDGLVVDYSGAVTIVHRLKEALEQTIKVNLTSSAIAVPPGTGERDSATHRYVAEAAGLKVSNVLDEPTAANSVLRMKDGAIVDIGGGTTGISIISDGKVLGVFDEPTGGIHVSLVIAGNRGISLQEAEVIKRDPSRSKEVLTMVTPVIQKMGYIVASSIKGFPVDCLTLVGGTCSLQGLDAIVSKETGIPAFTPCHPFLVTPLGIAINCEGSESKWTKNT; encoded by the coding sequence ATGACCGGCCTGGGTAACGCAAATCGAGCCATAGAGGAGCTCTACCGACACCGCCTAGGGGCGTCTCCTTTGCTATCCGGGCAGGAACCTTTGAAGGTCGGGGTCGACTTGGGAACATCGTCTATCGTCCTGGTCGTTCTGGACCGGGATAATCGACCGATAGCCTGGGAAATGGAGGAAGCCTCGGTGATCCGGGACGGTCTTGTGGTTGACTACAGCGGAGCCGTGACCATAGTCCACCGACTCAAAGAGGCCCTGGAGCAAACTATCAAGGTGAATCTAACCTCCTCAGCCATCGCTGTCCCTCCGGGAACAGGCGAACGGGATTCTGCTACCCACCGATACGTAGCTGAAGCCGCCGGACTCAAAGTCTCCAATGTACTGGACGAACCAACGGCGGCTAACTCGGTACTCCGAATGAAAGACGGAGCCATCGTAGATATCGGCGGAGGAACGACAGGCATATCGATCATCTCCGATGGGAAGGTGCTTGGCGTCTTCGATGAGCCCACCGGCGGAATCCACGTCTCGCTGGTCATCGCCGGCAACCGAGGGATATCCCTCCAGGAGGCCGAGGTCATCAAGAGAGACCCCTCGCGATCCAAGGAGGTCCTGACCATGGTCACACCGGTCATTCAGAAGATGGGGTACATCGTGGCAAGCAGCATCAAGGGTTTTCCTGTGGACTGCCTGACCCTTGTCGGGGGAACCTGCTCCCTTCAGGGCTTGGACGCCATCGTATCCAAGGAGACAGGGATCCCCGCTTTTACCCCCTGTCACCCCTTTTTGGTGACACCTCTGGGGATCGCCATCAACTGCGAAGGAAGTGAGAGCAAATGGACCAAGAACACCTGA
- a CDS encoding ethanolamine utilization protein EutN yields MIIAKVVGNIWATKKEDGLTGMKFLVVRPTQSHAKGTFVAIDAVGAGIGEDVIVCQGSSARTIFSDSNVPVDAVIVGIVDTLEVDESLLDA; encoded by the coding sequence GTGATCATCGCCAAGGTGGTGGGCAATATCTGGGCCACTAAAAAAGAGGATGGGCTCACCGGAATGAAATTCCTGGTCGTTCGTCCCACCCAAAGCCATGCCAAGGGGACTTTCGTGGCAATTGACGCCGTGGGAGCCGGCATCGGAGAGGACGTCATCGTCTGTCAGGGAAGCTCGGCACGAACCATCTTCTCCGACAGCAACGTCCCGGTGGACGCCGTGATCGTCGGGATAGTCGACACCCTTGAGGTAGACGAATCCCTTCTGGACGCCTGA
- a CDS encoding ethanolamine utilization protein, with product MDRCELEALVRSLVVQALAQGNPSFEKTVDPSGILSVRAATVHPEPFDTGKPGDDVKLTDIVTLEESPRLGCGIMEMNKTTFEWTLKYDEVDYIIDGTLEILIDGRKVVGHRGDVIFIPANSSISFSAPEHSRFLFVTYPADWASQ from the coding sequence ATGGACAGATGCGAGCTTGAAGCCCTGGTTCGAAGTCTGGTAGTCCAGGCACTGGCGCAAGGCAATCCTTCCTTTGAGAAGACGGTGGACCCCAGCGGGATCCTTTCGGTCCGTGCAGCCACCGTTCATCCTGAACCCTTTGACACAGGGAAACCGGGCGATGACGTGAAACTCACCGATATCGTCACCCTGGAGGAAAGCCCCCGATTAGGCTGCGGCATCATGGAGATGAACAAAACGACCTTCGAGTGGACCTTGAAATATGACGAGGTGGACTACATCATCGACGGAACCCTGGAAATACTCATTGACGGACGAAAGGTCGTGGGACACCGAGGCGACGTGATTTTCATTCCGGCCAACTCGTCCATATCGTTCAGCGCCCCGGAACACTCCCGTTTCCTCTTTGTCACCTACCCCGCCGACTGGGCCTCTCAATAA
- a CDS encoding ethanolamine utilization microcompartment protein EutM — MNNGMQALGMIETKGLVGSIEAADAMVKAANVTLIGKVHVGGGLVTVMVRGDVGAVKAATDAGAAAAGKIGELISVHVIPRPHGEVEFILPKLEGSGPSSSI, encoded by the coding sequence ATGAACAACGGGATGCAGGCACTGGGAATGATTGAGACCAAGGGGCTCGTGGGCTCCATCGAGGCTGCCGACGCCATGGTGAAAGCAGCCAACGTCACACTCATCGGTAAAGTCCATGTGGGAGGCGGATTGGTCACCGTTATGGTCCGGGGCGATGTGGGGGCCGTCAAGGCAGCTACCGACGCTGGAGCGGCCGCTGCAGGCAAGATCGGAGAGCTCATTTCAGTCCACGTGATTCCAAGACCTCACGGCGAGGTCGAGTTTATCCTCCCTAAGCTGGAGGGAAGCGGCCCGTCCTCCAGTATCTGA
- a CDS encoding ethanolamine ammonia-lyase, translating into MKVKENEPRQTSPVDDAGKSTATEASSEPEVSMASEVPTESEETTTSHEQKDAVSTIEDEGLPDLTEIDLRKQMLVPHPKDGETLLAMKLSTPARIGVWRAGPRYKTETYLRFRADHAAAQDAVFSDVSDEFLEANGLEAIQTQCTSKDEFITRPDLGRQFSDDAKKIIEKIAGTSSKVLVYVSDGLSSTAVTTNAMDTMKSITQGLDRHGVSLGNPFFVKYGRVPAMDVISEVTGSEVVCVLIGERPGLVTAESMSAYITYKGTVGMAEARRTVVSNIHAGGTPAVEAGGYIADIIKLMLEKKVSGIDLKL; encoded by the coding sequence ATGAAAGTAAAAGAGAACGAGCCTCGACAGACTTCACCGGTGGACGATGCCGGGAAATCTACAGCGACTGAGGCATCTTCAGAGCCAGAAGTGTCCATGGCATCTGAGGTGCCTACAGAATCTGAGGAGACGACAACTTCTCATGAACAAAAAGATGCCGTCTCGACCATCGAGGACGAAGGGCTCCCGGATCTGACGGAGATCGATCTGAGGAAACAGATGTTGGTCCCCCATCCCAAGGACGGGGAAACCCTGTTGGCCATGAAGCTTTCCACCCCGGCTCGGATCGGCGTCTGGCGAGCTGGGCCCCGATACAAAACTGAGACATATCTGCGATTTAGGGCAGATCATGCGGCAGCCCAAGACGCCGTCTTCAGTGATGTCTCCGATGAATTCCTGGAGGCTAACGGCTTGGAGGCTATCCAGACACAGTGCACGAGCAAGGACGAGTTCATCACCCGTCCCGACCTGGGACGGCAGTTCTCCGACGATGCCAAGAAAATCATCGAAAAAATCGCAGGAACTTCATCCAAAGTTCTGGTCTACGTTTCTGACGGTCTCAGCTCCACGGCAGTTACGACCAACGCCATGGACACCATGAAATCCATCACCCAGGGCTTGGACCGACACGGCGTCAGCCTGGGGAACCCGTTTTTCGTCAAGTACGGCCGGGTTCCTGCCATGGACGTGATCTCGGAGGTTACCGGATCTGAGGTGGTGTGCGTCCTCATAGGCGAGCGGCCTGGGTTAGTCACTGCCGAGAGTATGTCGGCCTACATCACGTACAAGGGAACCGTGGGGATGGCCGAGGCCCGTCGGACCGTGGTCTCCAACATCCACGCAGGAGGGACTCCTGCGGTCGAGGCTGGCGGCTACATCGCCGACATCATCAAGCTCATGCTCGAAAAGAAGGTCAGTGGTATCGACCTGAAACTCTAA